One genomic segment of Intestinimonas butyriciproducens includes these proteins:
- a CDS encoding synapsin-1 (Synapsin I), which yields MQETKKMAPSRTGIPPDAQAEILQKLSAETKITSCEIAEILKKHDVCGDMDALQDTYRKRLGQRLLSGIRDENGKREILSTSGGEYVIVDCCNDPQKLKAIQRRIQAQMNGLDVSAGKVRGRVHLLERFAGWVRKERSDGAA from the coding sequence ATGCAGGAAACGAAGAAAATGGCGCCCAGCCGGACCGGAATCCCGCCTGACGCGCAGGCAGAGATTTTGCAAAAGCTGTCTGCCGAAACGAAGATCACTTCCTGTGAGATCGCGGAGATCTTGAAAAAGCATGATGTCTGCGGAGATATGGATGCGCTCCAGGACACCTACCGGAAACGGCTGGGACAGCGTCTCCTGTCCGGCATCCGGGACGAGAACGGCAAGCGGGAAATCCTCTCCACCAGCGGCGGCGAGTATGTCATCGTAGACTGCTGCAATGACCCGCAGAAGCTGAAAGCCATCCAGCGCCGCATTCAGGCGCAGATGAATGGGCTGGATGTGTCTGCCGGAAAGGTGCGCGGACGGGTCCATCTCTTGGAACGTTTTGCGGGCTGGGTAAGAAAGGAGCGGTCAGATGGAGCAGCATGA
- a CDS encoding translation initiation factor 2 encodes MATTKNLCAQIPIDLHERVSEERERLGLTTSEYIVNLIQDYYNMMENQKGGIQMTEKGRTMAFQIPEELFQRIKRHLERETLRSGKKLTQRDFVLNLITQALDEADAENAAEQNAPTEAPVAPRVADVTAPADTDTPDEDNAV; translated from the coding sequence ATGGCAACCACTAAAAACTTGTGTGCTCAGATTCCCATCGACCTACATGAGCGGGTCAGTGAAGAACGAGAACGGCTGGGCCTGACCACCAGCGAGTACATCGTCAACCTCATCCAAGACTATTACAACATGATGGAAAATCAGAAAGGCGGCATTCAAATGACTGAAAAAGGCAGAACGATGGCATTCCAGATTCCCGAAGAACTCTTCCAGCGCATCAAGCGTCACTTGGAGCGCGAGACGCTCCGCAGCGGCAAAAAGCTCACCCAGCGAGACTTCGTGCTGAACCTGATCACGCAGGCGCTGGACGAAGCGGACGCTGAGAACGCCGCAGAGCAGAACGCCCCCACTGAGGCCCCTGTCGCGCCCCGTGTGGCCGACGTGACCGCTCCAGCGGACACGGACACCCCCGACGAAGATAACGCCGTGTAA
- a CDS encoding DUF4240 domain-containing protein yields MEQHDKMLSPEEQYAQLAPTLDTDGFSLYAAAEEVTGLKVYEEFPYEDNRGMFEMADGHTLLRYLEAAYFGSVTWEVVPGTPYERAILGEVSKTTPEYRTFYQKICAGAAARIKKRIGKERQNVKEPISEINKESFWDLIHEEKNACGQDMDAMLAYLKDRLVFMGPTQAQNFHDIIHVYEDLADKFGLWDAAGIMKEYGCSDDGFIDFRAWLIAQGREVYFAALADPDSLADVVPYGDCCFEQLSYVGEYAYEQLTGKSAYDQTDWSAYEALLMKLEQDIVYKGGIEFPREGADLKKYLPRLCAKHPEWDGQTRWNPQLKEIRDLIRAGKDYDRRQTSNKKKRSRGGEAR; encoded by the coding sequence ATGGAGCAGCATGACAAAATGCTATCCCCGGAGGAACAGTACGCGCAGCTTGCGCCGACGCTGGACACAGACGGTTTCTCGTTGTATGCCGCCGCGGAAGAAGTCACCGGGCTCAAGGTCTATGAAGAATTTCCCTATGAGGATAACCGGGGAATGTTTGAGATGGCAGACGGACACACGCTGCTGCGGTATCTGGAAGCGGCATACTTTGGGAGCGTTACCTGGGAGGTCGTCCCCGGCACGCCCTATGAGCGTGCTATTCTCGGTGAAGTGAGCAAAACCACACCGGAGTATCGCACGTTTTATCAAAAGATCTGCGCGGGTGCGGCAGCACGCATCAAAAAACGTATTGGGAAGGAGAGACAGAATGTGAAGGAACCGATCTCAGAGATCAACAAAGAATCCTTCTGGGACCTGATCCATGAAGAAAAAAACGCCTGCGGGCAGGATATGGACGCCATGCTGGCCTATCTGAAAGACCGGCTGGTTTTTATGGGCCCCACGCAGGCACAGAATTTTCACGACATCATCCACGTCTATGAAGATCTCGCGGACAAGTTCGGCTTGTGGGACGCGGCAGGGATCATGAAAGAATACGGCTGCAGCGATGACGGTTTTATCGACTTCCGTGCCTGGCTCATCGCACAGGGGCGCGAGGTCTATTTTGCTGCGCTGGCAGACCCGGACAGCCTTGCGGATGTCGTTCCCTACGGAGATTGCTGCTTTGAGCAGTTGAGCTATGTCGGAGAGTATGCCTATGAGCAGCTCACCGGGAAAAGCGCCTATGATCAGACAGATTGGAGTGCATATGAAGCGCTTTTGATGAAGCTGGAACAGGATATCGTTTATAAGGGCGGCATCGAGTTTCCCAGAGAGGGCGCGGATCTGAAGAAATATCTGCCCCGGCTCTGTGCGAAGCATCCGGAGTGGGACGGTCAAACGCGCTGGAATCCGCAGCTGAAGGAGATTCGGGATCTTATCCGTGCTGGAAAGGACTATGACCGGCGCCAGACATCAAATAAGAAGAAACGCAGCCGTGGAGGTGAAGCAAGATGA
- the pfkA gene encoding 6-phosphofructokinase produces MANAVRRIGVFTSGGDAPGMNAAIRSVVRTSLHMGIECIGIRRGYNGLVNGDFIPLDFESVSGLSRRGGTMLYSARSEDFRGEAGQEKAVATCKLLGLEGVVGIGGDGTFRGLLELSRRGVAVVGLPGTIDNDIACSTYTIGFDTACNTALDSIDKLRDTMQSHERCSVVEVMGRHAGHLALYVGVACGATCVLVPERPVDFEADVVEPIRRARLGGRTHFMVIVAEGVGSAYDVAKKITEATSLDTRVTVLGHVQRGGAPTARDRVAATYMGYEAVRLLAEGKSNRVVCVQGDTYVDYDITEALKMKKGLDEQTYTVMRALTGVEQR; encoded by the coding sequence ATGGCGAACGCAGTGCGCCGCATCGGGGTCTTTACCAGCGGAGGAGATGCGCCGGGGATGAACGCCGCGATCCGCTCTGTTGTGCGGACGTCGCTTCATATGGGGATCGAGTGCATCGGGATCCGGAGAGGCTATAACGGGCTCGTAAACGGCGATTTCATTCCACTGGATTTTGAAAGCGTGAGCGGCCTGAGCCGCCGGGGCGGCACGATGCTCTATTCTGCCCGAAGCGAGGATTTCCGCGGCGAGGCAGGGCAGGAGAAGGCCGTGGCGACCTGCAAACTGCTGGGGCTGGAAGGCGTAGTGGGGATCGGCGGCGACGGCACGTTCCGCGGCCTGCTGGAGCTTTCCCGCCGTGGAGTGGCGGTGGTCGGGCTCCCGGGGACCATTGACAATGACATCGCCTGTTCCACGTATACAATCGGGTTCGACACCGCCTGCAATACGGCGCTGGATTCCATCGACAAGCTGAGGGACACCATGCAGTCCCATGAACGGTGCTCCGTGGTAGAGGTCATGGGGCGGCACGCGGGGCATCTGGCCCTCTATGTGGGCGTGGCCTGCGGGGCCACCTGCGTCTTGGTTCCGGAGCGCCCCGTGGACTTTGAAGCGGATGTGGTGGAGCCGATCCGCCGGGCCCGGCTGGGTGGCCGCACCCACTTTATGGTCATTGTGGCCGAGGGCGTGGGCAGCGCCTATGATGTGGCCAAAAAGATCACGGAGGCTACATCGCTGGATACCCGCGTCACTGTGCTGGGCCATGTCCAGCGGGGCGGCGCACCTACGGCCCGGGACCGGGTAGCGGCCACTTACATGGGGTATGAGGCGGTGCGCCTGCTGGCCGAAGGCAAGAGCAACCGCGTGGTCTGCGTGCAGGGGGACACCTATGTGGACTACGATATCACCGAGGCCCTGAAGATGAAGAAGGGGCTGGATGAACAGACCTATACGGTCATGCGGGCACTGACCGGAGTGGAGCAGAGATAG
- a CDS encoding single-stranded DNA-binding protein produces MLKITAIGNLTNDVELKMNETTGKPYAILRIASDRRYKDKDDNKLTDFISIKVRGPLAERCAEFAWKGCKLAASGDFETITFADDPQRQPGFLIKASDVEFLSPRKAEDAAQAVEDMSASEDAA; encoded by the coding sequence ATGCTGAAAATCACTGCCATTGGCAACCTGACCAACGATGTGGAACTGAAAATGAATGAGACCACCGGCAAGCCCTACGCCATCCTGCGAATCGCCTCGGACCGCCGCTACAAGGATAAGGACGACAACAAGCTCACCGACTTTATCTCCATCAAGGTGCGCGGCCCTCTGGCCGAGCGCTGCGCCGAGTTTGCCTGGAAGGGCTGCAAGCTGGCGGCCTCCGGCGATTTCGAGACCATCACCTTCGCGGACGATCCCCAGCGCCAGCCCGGTTTCCTCATCAAAGCCAGCGATGTGGAATTCCTGTCTCCCCGCAAGGCGGAGGACGCGGCACAGGCGGTGGAGGATATGTCCGCCAGTGAGGACGCCGCCTGA
- a CDS encoding ParM/StbA family protein, with product MSESMIVGVDHGYAAMKTAHFSFPSGLVAYEHEPYTLKDVLEYGGKFYVVGSGRQALQKNKTQTEDYYLLTLAAIAKELSFRHAEPAAEIHLAAGLPLTSFGREKNAFREYLLRDGKTVNFRYEGQEYSIATRKVSLFPQGYAAVLTQSILLDEPSVIVADIGGWTVDLMRLDNRIPNASTCRSLELGMIRCLDEIGEQIRRTLGLSMTAAQMESVLRGDAVHINEDARKIIDRQADAYVHRLLSAITESGLDTRAMPAVFLGGGAALLKRNVSAADGLCRPVILDDVSLNAKGYERLAERLTKNDEQ from the coding sequence ATGAGCGAGTCCATGATTGTTGGTGTCGACCACGGCTATGCCGCTATGAAAACGGCCCATTTCTCGTTCCCCTCCGGTCTGGTGGCGTATGAGCATGAGCCATATACGCTGAAGGACGTGCTGGAATACGGCGGAAAATTCTATGTGGTGGGCAGCGGGCGTCAGGCGCTGCAGAAGAACAAAACGCAGACAGAGGACTACTACCTCCTCACGCTGGCCGCTATCGCAAAGGAGCTCTCCTTCCGTCATGCGGAGCCTGCAGCAGAGATCCATCTGGCGGCCGGACTGCCCCTCACCAGCTTTGGACGGGAGAAAAATGCATTCCGTGAGTATCTGCTCCGGGATGGGAAAACGGTAAATTTCCGCTATGAGGGACAGGAATACTCCATCGCCACCCGCAAGGTGTCCCTGTTCCCGCAAGGTTATGCCGCAGTCTTGACCCAGAGCATCCTGCTGGATGAGCCTTCTGTGATCGTGGCAGATATCGGTGGATGGACAGTGGATCTGATGCGCCTGGACAACCGTATTCCCAATGCATCGACCTGCCGCAGTCTGGAACTTGGCATGATCCGCTGTCTGGATGAGATCGGTGAGCAGATCCGCCGCACGCTGGGCCTGTCTATGACGGCGGCACAGATGGAAAGCGTGCTGCGCGGCGATGCTGTCCATATCAACGAGGATGCCAGAAAAATTATTGACCGGCAGGCAGACGCCTATGTCCATCGCCTGCTCTCCGCCATTACGGAGAGCGGACTGGATACCCGTGCCATGCCTGCTGTTTTTCTGGGCGGTGGTGCGGCGCTGCTGAAGCGGAATGTATCCGCTGCGGACGGCCTTTGCCGTCCAGTCATCCTTGACGATGTATCCCTCAACGCCAAAGGCTATGAGCGGCTGGCAGAGCGGCTCACAAAGAACGATGAGCAGTAA
- a CDS encoding 6-phosphofructokinase, with protein sequence MSELRGACIIGQSGGPTSVINASAQGAIQAALKADCITRVLGAAHGIKGVLEDKLYDMGQESPEELELLQNTPSSALGSCRYKLADPDQDDTDYQRILEIFQKYDVRYFFYNGGNDSMDTCNKISKYMQKVGYECRIMGIPKTIDNDLNGTDHCPGFASAAKYIATSCMEVWHDAHVYDTGMVTVIEIMGRHAGWLAGSAALATWAGFGPDLVYLPEVDFDMEKFIADVQAIYDKTGKCMVAVSEGIHYADGSFVSEAKTSATDGFGHAQLGGLATMLAEVIKQKTGAKVRGIELSLLQRCGAHLASHTDIEEAKMAGRVAVEAAVAGNTDKMVAFQCTRDGGKYECKTVLEPLDIVANFEKKVPREWINAEGNGVEQAFIDYVLPLIQGEPERPKEHALPRFAKLNKVLTTDL encoded by the coding sequence ATGAGCGAACTTCGAGGAGCATGTATCATCGGTCAGTCCGGCGGCCCCACTTCCGTCATCAATGCCAGCGCCCAAGGCGCCATCCAGGCGGCGCTGAAAGCTGATTGTATCACCCGCGTACTGGGTGCCGCCCACGGGATCAAGGGCGTGCTGGAGGACAAGCTGTATGATATGGGCCAGGAATCCCCCGAGGAGTTGGAGCTTCTCCAGAACACCCCCTCCTCTGCACTGGGCTCCTGCCGGTATAAGCTTGCCGACCCTGACCAAGACGATACGGACTATCAGCGCATTTTGGAGATCTTCCAAAAATATGATGTGCGTTATTTCTTCTATAACGGCGGCAACGACTCCATGGATACCTGCAACAAGATCTCCAAGTATATGCAGAAGGTGGGCTACGAGTGCCGCATCATGGGCATCCCCAAGACCATCGACAACGACCTCAACGGCACAGACCACTGCCCCGGCTTTGCCAGCGCCGCCAAGTATATCGCCACCTCCTGTATGGAGGTCTGGCATGACGCCCACGTCTATGACACTGGCATGGTGACCGTCATCGAGATCATGGGCCGGCATGCCGGCTGGCTGGCCGGTTCCGCCGCTCTGGCCACCTGGGCCGGATTCGGCCCCGATCTGGTCTACCTGCCCGAGGTGGATTTCGACATGGAGAAGTTCATCGCCGATGTGCAGGCAATCTATGACAAGACCGGCAAGTGCATGGTCGCGGTGTCGGAGGGCATCCACTACGCCGACGGCTCCTTTGTCTCCGAGGCCAAGACCTCCGCCACCGATGGCTTCGGCCATGCCCAACTGGGCGGACTTGCCACCATGCTTGCCGAGGTCATCAAGCAGAAGACCGGCGCCAAGGTCCGCGGTATCGAGCTCTCCCTCCTCCAGCGCTGCGGTGCGCACCTTGCCTCTCACACTGATATTGAAGAGGCAAAGATGGCCGGGCGTGTGGCGGTGGAGGCCGCCGTGGCGGGAAACACCGACAAGATGGTGGCCTTCCAGTGCACCAGGGACGGCGGAAAGTACGAGTGCAAAACCGTGCTGGAGCCCCTGGATATCGTGGCGAACTTTGAAAAGAAGGTTCCCCGGGAGTGGATCAACGCGGAAGGGAACGGCGTCGAACAGGCCTTTATCGACTATGTGCTGCCCCTGATCCAGGGAGAGCCCGAGCGCCCCAAGGAGCATGCCCTTCCCCGCTTTGCAAAACTGAACAAGGTGCTTACCACCGATCTGTAA
- a CDS encoding S-layer homology domain-containing protein, whose amino-acid sequence MNLKKNHYSRRALALLLTLVMCVGMIPTAFAAQQNSYHDPAEHWMQASGRTNELDANSVVTRETFKCGECGKATSFEVFRVPEYTRNGQPALSRNVKYSDGTMVDGVGKGDTMDGIPGKDATYTGYHYTKAVCETCGGINTNMSKSEYGYLKNVYWLYDCAAAFTQELDETVSYEYTDDTYHTVTTKGGTYCAFCYGTNHTVSRKLERHSMVTEVLPQPANGRFATVEKCSLCDYARYDYTAAKAVIADYYGVVDGKPHTITVSDLSEAGVRTSIRYGNSADSCTMTSAPNYTEEGQYTVYYEITYTCDGVDMTENGVAYVWLRDDTTDENGNCGCGCSNPNCGCQNKHCNGNCCTDKGCGENHKYILLDSTKAGCTTLGYDRYLCTECGKIEKRDYVDSLGHAWQSIVIRDATCETDGKLLELCARCGEMKQTATPKGEHSYEVYTVAATCTSPGYTVRECSVCGDRHIEDITAALPHNYESHVIAATCENGGKTIHRCDGCGSSFVTDYTDALGHSWDEGTLVTNATCTGEGIMEYRCTRCGYHRIEGNEAAGHVPGNDATCTQPQICTKCGAVLKNALGHDYKSKVTAPTCTEMGYTTNTCTRCGDTNKTDYTEPAGHKPGDWIIDKEPTTDSEGSKHKECTVCGEKLEAQPIEKIYNSATTDSKGEAIVGGYLVTVTDTDTKNPVANAAVALHKNNSISIRLPNSRLLDYADQTTVTVQLVKDKSAVPDMSIAVTDKNDNYASGKTDKAGQITVPTGSGKTNEDGKVTAGYEDADGDRWTLTVKVIRTDTKRPISGSAVSIGKTGNITVKLPDGTDLDAKHQVTVIVTDHKKAPQQGKNVTVKGDLGQSAAGKTDKNGELTVPEVEQTECHGVYIVGYTDGTFGPGRSMTRAEAAAIFARLLAEKNGDTISTVANTRFTDIPAHAWYSGYAKYLNNNGVTYGKSKTIFAPDDAITRAEFTTLAVRFFDVYGDGDAEIMEQYKDFNDVSDGYWAAAYIKAAAKHGWINGYGDGSFRADDEINRAEVVTIVNRLLGREADEDYIADNLRKLNTFPDVSRKHWAYYAVMEAANAHTAILGDSESWSK is encoded by the coding sequence ATGAATCTGAAAAAGAACCATTATTCCCGCAGAGCGCTGGCGCTGCTTCTGACGCTGGTCATGTGCGTGGGCATGATCCCCACCGCCTTTGCCGCCCAGCAGAACAGTTACCACGACCCCGCAGAACACTGGATGCAGGCATCCGGTCGAACCAATGAGCTGGACGCCAACAGTGTTGTGACCCGCGAGACCTTCAAGTGCGGTGAGTGTGGCAAAGCCACATCTTTTGAGGTGTTCCGCGTTCCCGAATATACCCGCAATGGCCAGCCGGCACTTAGCCGCAATGTGAAATATTCGGACGGCACGATGGTAGATGGTGTCGGTAAGGGTGATACCATGGACGGCATCCCCGGCAAGGACGCCACCTATACCGGATATCACTACACCAAAGCCGTCTGTGAAACCTGCGGCGGCATCAACACAAATATGAGCAAAAGCGAGTACGGCTATCTGAAAAATGTCTACTGGCTGTATGACTGTGCCGCCGCATTTACGCAGGAACTGGACGAAACCGTTTCCTACGAGTACACGGACGATACCTATCACACTGTCACCACCAAGGGCGGCACCTACTGCGCATTCTGCTACGGTACCAATCATACGGTCAGCCGCAAGCTGGAGCGCCACAGCATGGTGACGGAAGTCCTGCCCCAGCCGGCAAACGGACGCTTCGCTACGGTAGAGAAATGCAGCCTGTGCGACTACGCCCGCTATGACTACACGGCGGCAAAGGCGGTCATTGCAGATTATTACGGCGTGGTGGACGGCAAGCCCCACACCATCACGGTCAGCGACCTCTCTGAAGCCGGTGTCCGCACCTCTATCCGCTACGGCAACAGTGCGGATAGCTGTACCATGACCTCCGCGCCCAACTACACGGAGGAAGGTCAGTACACTGTCTATTACGAGATCACCTACACCTGCGACGGTGTGGATATGACGGAAAACGGCGTGGCCTATGTCTGGCTGAGGGATGATACCACAGACGAGAACGGCAACTGCGGCTGCGGCTGTTCTAACCCCAATTGCGGCTGTCAGAACAAGCATTGCAATGGAAATTGCTGCACCGACAAGGGCTGCGGTGAAAACCACAAGTATATTCTGCTGGACAGCACCAAAGCCGGCTGCACCACCCTTGGCTATGACCGCTACCTCTGTACGGAGTGCGGCAAAATCGAAAAGCGCGACTATGTGGACTCCCTCGGACACGCATGGCAGAGCATCGTCATTCGCGACGCCACCTGCGAAACGGATGGCAAGCTGCTGGAACTGTGCGCCCGCTGCGGCGAAATGAAGCAGACCGCCACGCCCAAGGGCGAACACAGCTATGAGGTCTACACCGTGGCTGCCACCTGTACCAGCCCCGGTTATACCGTCCGCGAGTGCTCCGTCTGTGGGGATCGTCACATTGAGGACATCACGGCGGCGCTGCCTCACAATTACGAATCCCATGTCATCGCCGCTACCTGCGAAAACGGAGGCAAGACCATCCACCGCTGTGACGGCTGCGGCAGCAGCTTCGTCACAGACTACACCGACGCGCTTGGTCATAGCTGGGATGAGGGAACCCTCGTCACCAACGCCACCTGCACCGGCGAGGGCATCATGGAATACCGCTGCACCCGCTGCGGCTATCACCGCATCGAGGGCAACGAGGCGGCAGGTCATGTCCCTGGCAATGATGCCACCTGCACCCAGCCGCAGATCTGTACCAAGTGCGGCGCAGTGCTGAAAAACGCGCTGGGACACGATTACAAGTCCAAAGTGACCGCCCCCACCTGCACGGAGATGGGTTACACCACCAACACCTGCACCCGTTGCGGCGATACAAACAAGACCGATTACACCGAGCCTGCCGGTCATAAACCCGGCGACTGGATCATCGACAAGGAGCCTACCACCGATTCCGAGGGCAGCAAGCACAAGGAGTGTACCGTGTGCGGTGAAAAGCTGGAGGCGCAGCCCATTGAGAAAATCTACAACAGCGCCACCACGGACAGCAAGGGTGAGGCCATTGTGGGCGGCTACCTTGTGACCGTCACCGATACCGACACCAAAAATCCTGTGGCAAACGCCGCAGTTGCGCTCCACAAGAATAACAGCATCTCCATCCGCCTGCCGAACAGCCGCCTGCTGGACTACGCCGACCAGACCACCGTGACCGTGCAGCTTGTCAAGGACAAGTCCGCTGTGCCGGACATGAGCATCGCTGTCACGGATAAGAATGACAACTACGCCTCCGGCAAGACCGACAAAGCAGGTCAGATCACCGTCCCCACCGGCAGCGGTAAGACTAACGAGGACGGCAAGGTCACTGCTGGCTATGAGGACGCGGACGGCGACCGCTGGACGCTGACCGTCAAGGTCATCCGCACGGACACGAAGCGCCCCATCTCCGGCAGTGCAGTGTCCATCGGTAAGACCGGCAATATCACGGTGAAGCTGCCGGACGGCACAGATCTGGACGCCAAGCATCAGGTGACGGTCATCGTGACCGACCACAAGAAGGCTCCCCAGCAGGGCAAAAATGTTACGGTCAAGGGTGATCTGGGTCAGTCTGCCGCAGGCAAGACCGACAAAAACGGCGAACTGACCGTCCCCGAAGTGGAGCAGACCGAGTGCCACGGTGTTTACATCGTCGGCTACACGGACGGAACCTTCGGCCCCGGCCGCAGCATGACCCGCGCAGAGGCCGCCGCTATCTTCGCCCGCCTGCTGGCGGAGAAGAACGGCGATACCATTTCCACCGTGGCCAACACCAGATTTACGGATATTCCCGCCCATGCCTGGTACTCCGGTTATGCCAAATACCTCAATAACAACGGTGTCACCTACGGTAAGAGCAAGACCATCTTTGCCCCCGACGATGCCATTACCCGCGCCGAGTTCACCACGCTGGCCGTCCGCTTCTTTGATGTGTACGGCGATGGCGACGCTGAGATCATGGAGCAGTATAAGGACTTCAACGATGTGAGCGACGGTTATTGGGCCGCCGCGTACATCAAGGCTGCCGCCAAGCATGGCTGGATCAACGGCTATGGCGACGGCTCCTTCCGCGCTGACGATGAGATCAACCGCGCGGAGGTTGTGACCATCGTCAACCGCCTGCTGGGCCGCGAAGCGGACGAGGACTACATTGCGGACAATCTCCGCAAGCTGAACACCTTCCCGGATGTCAGCCGCAAGCATTGGGCGTACTACGCAGTCATGGAGGCTGCCAACGCCCATACCGCCATTCTTGGTGACAGCGAAAGCTGGAGCAAGTAA
- the fba gene encoding class II fructose-1,6-bisphosphate aldolase, with translation MPLVTSKEMFEKAYQGGYAIGAFNVNNMEIVQGITEAAKDLNAPLILQVSKGARAYANHTYLIHLVQAAVEETGLPIVLHLDHGDSYELCKSCIDGGFTSVMIDASSKPFAENIEITKQVVAYAHDHGVVVEAELGTLAGVEDEVKVNAEDSSYTRPEEVEEFVTKTGCDSLAIAIGTSHGAYKFKPGTKPQLRFDILEEVSKRLPGFPIVLHGSSSVPQEYVKMVNENGGNMPGAIGVPEDQLRKAASMAVCKINIDSDLRLAMTGTIRKYFNDHPADFDPRQYLKPARENIKKLVAHKIVDVLGCDGKA, from the coding sequence ATGCCTCTGGTCACATCGAAGGAAATGTTTGAAAAGGCCTATCAGGGCGGATACGCCATTGGCGCATTCAATGTCAACAATATGGAGATCGTCCAGGGTATTACCGAGGCCGCCAAGGACCTCAATGCCCCCCTAATCCTCCAGGTTTCCAAGGGCGCCCGTGCCTATGCAAACCATACCTACCTGATCCATCTGGTTCAGGCTGCGGTGGAGGAGACCGGACTTCCCATTGTTCTGCATCTGGACCATGGCGACTCCTATGAGCTCTGCAAGAGCTGTATTGACGGCGGCTTTACTTCCGTGATGATCGATGCCAGTTCCAAGCCTTTTGCCGAGAATATTGAGATCACCAAGCAGGTCGTGGCCTATGCGCATGACCACGGCGTGGTAGTGGAGGCCGAGCTGGGCACTCTGGCCGGCGTTGAAGACGAGGTAAAGGTCAATGCCGAGGATTCCTCCTATACCAGACCTGAGGAGGTCGAGGAGTTTGTGACCAAGACCGGATGCGACTCTCTGGCGATCGCCATCGGCACCAGTCACGGCGCCTATAAGTTCAAGCCCGGTACGAAGCCTCAGCTCCGCTTTGATATTCTGGAAGAGGTCTCCAAGCGCTTGCCCGGATTCCCCATTGTGCTCCATGGCTCTTCTTCCGTGCCCCAGGAGTATGTAAAGATGGTCAATGAAAATGGCGGGAATATGCCCGGCGCCATTGGCGTACCGGAGGACCAGCTCCGCAAGGCCGCATCTATGGCGGTCTGTAAGATCAACATTGACTCCGACCTGCGTCTGGCGATGACCGGAACCATTCGGAAGTATTTCAATGACCATCCTGCGGACTTTGACCCCCGCCAGTATCTGAAGCCCGCCCGTGAAAACATCAAGAAGCTGGTGGCCCACAAAATCGTGGATGTGTTGGGCTGCGACGGAAAGGCATAA
- a CDS encoding toprim domain-containing protein produces MASEIRNRFTDTEMQIARETDLPELLSHLGYQVKRVGRFYTTAEMDSLRIKDRRTWFRYSQNTGGDAITFLQQFCGKSFPEAVEYLLTFHGKARDAPIPQPKPIIQKQEFSLPPRNADDRRVFAYLRKRGIAAQVIRQFLNAGLLYEDAVHHNCVFVGRNESGQAKYAGLRGTYDLDGPGFKGDAPGSDKNTGLSLPHDPRSDLVLVFEAPIDLMSYLTLHRDTTNAVALCGLYDGALQTYLQAHPEIRRIALCLDADEPGQKAAQQLQEKYQLQGYAVTVEKPRCGKDWNEYLQRKICSRERGR; encoded by the coding sequence ATGGCAAGCGAGATCAGAAATCGCTTCACAGACACAGAAATGCAGATCGCCAGAGAAACGGACCTGCCGGAGCTGCTCTCCCACCTCGGCTATCAGGTCAAGCGCGTGGGACGCTTCTATACTACCGCGGAAATGGACAGCCTGCGGATTAAAGACCGGCGTACCTGGTTCCGGTATTCCCAGAATACCGGCGGGGATGCCATTACCTTCCTCCAGCAGTTTTGCGGAAAATCCTTTCCGGAAGCGGTGGAGTACCTTCTGACCTTCCATGGGAAAGCCAGAGACGCGCCCATTCCGCAGCCAAAGCCGATCATCCAGAAACAGGAGTTTTCCCTGCCGCCCCGCAACGCGGATGACCGCAGGGTCTTCGCCTATCTCCGTAAGCGAGGTATCGCAGCCCAGGTGATCCGGCAGTTTCTGAATGCTGGGCTGCTGTATGAGGATGCGGTACATCATAACTGCGTCTTCGTCGGCAGGAATGAATCCGGACAGGCAAAGTACGCGGGACTGCGCGGCACCTATGATTTGGACGGTCCCGGCTTCAAGGGAGACGCTCCCGGCAGCGACAAAAACACAGGATTGTCCCTCCCGCACGATCCGCGCTCAGATCTGGTGCTTGTCTTTGAGGCGCCCATTGACCTGATGAGTTACCTCACACTCCACAGAGACACAACCAACGCCGTTGCTCTGTGCGGACTCTATGACGGCGCACTGCAGACCTATTTGCAGGCGCATCCGGAGATCCGCCGTATTGCGCTGTGTCTGGACGCGGACGAGCCTGGGCAGAAAGCCGCCCAGCAATTACAGGAAAAGTATCAGTTACAGGGGTATGCCGTTACCGTGGAGAAACCGCGCTGCGGCAAGGATTGGAACGAGTATCTGCAAAGAAAGATTTGCAGCCGGGAAAGGGGGCGATAG